A genomic window from Gemmatimonadaceae bacterium includes:
- the dnaK gene encoding molecular chaperone DnaK, with protein MADKVIGIDLGTTNSVVAVMEGGDPVVIPNAEGGRTTPSVVGFTKDGERLVGQVAKRQAVTNPQNTVFSIKRFMGRKMSEVKNETSRVPYKVLAGPNDVATVEVQGKRFTAPEISAMILQKMKQTAEDYLGHSVTKAVVTVPAYFNDAQRQATKDAGKIAGLEVLRIINEPTAAALAYGLDKKKDEKVAVFDLGGGTYDISVLELYDVEGSRQFEVKSTNGDTHLGGDDFDQRVIDWIVAEFKKDQGIDLSKDPMALQRLKEAAEKAKMELSSTMSTDINLPFITADASGPKHLTYTLSRAKFEQLVDDLIQRTLPPMEQALKDAGLKPEEIDEVLLVGGSTRIPKIQEIVKKFFGKEPNKGVNPDEVVAIGAAVQGAVLTGEQKDVLLLDVTPLSLGIETMGGVTTVLIPRNTTIPTKKSEVFSTADDNQTTVEIHVLQGERELARDNRTIGKFQLTGIPPAPRGVPQVEVTFDIDANGILHVAAKDKATGKEQKIRIEASSGLSESEIDRMVKDAEKNAASDKERREEIDTRNRLDSMTYEVEKNAKEWSDKLPADLKGKLDAAVERSRKALRGDDMGEIRAAQEDLSKTFAEAGQSFYAQSQAAPEGGAPDGASAAEGEKSEDAVEADYEIVDDTKK; from the coding sequence ATGGCGGACAAAGTCATCGGCATCGATCTGGGTACCACCAACTCGGTCGTGGCGGTCATGGAGGGGGGCGACCCCGTCGTGATTCCGAACGCGGAGGGTGGTCGGACGACGCCTTCGGTTGTCGGGTTCACCAAGGATGGGGAGCGCCTGGTCGGCCAGGTGGCCAAGCGGCAGGCGGTCACGAACCCGCAGAACACCGTGTTCTCGATCAAGCGGTTCATGGGGCGCAAGATGAGCGAGGTCAAGAACGAGACGTCGCGCGTGCCCTACAAGGTGCTGGCGGGCCCCAACGATGTGGCCACGGTCGAGGTGCAGGGCAAGCGGTTCACCGCGCCCGAGATCTCGGCGATGATCCTCCAGAAGATGAAGCAGACGGCGGAGGACTACCTGGGGCACTCGGTGACCAAGGCCGTGGTCACCGTGCCGGCGTACTTCAACGACGCGCAGCGGCAGGCCACCAAGGACGCGGGCAAGATCGCGGGGCTCGAGGTGCTGCGCATCATCAACGAGCCCACGGCGGCGGCGCTGGCATACGGACTCGACAAGAAGAAGGATGAGAAGGTGGCGGTGTTCGACCTGGGCGGCGGCACGTACGACATCTCGGTGCTCGAGCTGTACGACGTGGAGGGCTCGCGCCAGTTCGAGGTGAAGTCCACCAACGGCGACACGCACCTGGGCGGCGACGACTTCGACCAGCGCGTGATCGACTGGATCGTGGCCGAGTTCAAGAAGGATCAGGGCATCGACCTCTCCAAGGACCCGATGGCGCTCCAGCGGCTGAAGGAAGCCGCCGAGAAGGCGAAGATGGAGCTGTCGAGCACGATGTCCACCGACATCAACCTGCCGTTCATCACGGCCGACGCGAGCGGTCCCAAGCACCTGACCTACACGCTGTCGCGGGCCAAGTTCGAGCAGTTGGTGGACGATCTGATCCAGCGCACGCTGCCGCCCATGGAGCAGGCGCTCAAGGACGCGGGGCTCAAGCCCGAGGAGATCGACGAGGTGCTGCTCGTGGGCGGCTCCACGCGCATTCCCAAGATCCAGGAGATCGTCAAGAAGTTCTTCGGCAAGGAGCCCAACAAGGGCGTCAACCCCGATGAAGTGGTGGCGATCGGCGCCGCCGTTCAGGGCGCGGTGCTCACCGGCGAGCAGAAGGACGTGCTGCTGCTCGACGTGACGCCGCTGTCGCTGGGCATCGAGACGATGGGCGGCGTGACCACGGTGCTCATCCCGCGCAACACGACCATCCCGACCAAGAAGTCGGAGGTGTTCTCCACCGCCGACGACAATCAGACCACGGTGGAGATCCACGTGCTGCAGGGCGAGCGCGAGTTGGCCCGCGACAACCGGACCATCGGCAAGTTCCAGCTCACGGGCATCCCGCCCGCTCCGCGCGGCGTGCCGCAGGTGGAGGTCACGTTCGACATCGACGCCAACGGCATCCTGCACGTGGCGGCCAAGGACAAGGCCACGGGCAAGGAACAGAAGATCCGCATCGAGGCGTCGAGCGGGCTGTCGGAGAGCGAGATCGACCGCATGGTGAAGGACGCGGAAAAGAACGCCGCCTCCGACAAGGAGCGTCGCGAGGAGATCGACACGCGCAACCGGCTGGACAGCATGACGTACGAGGTGGAGAAGAACGCCAAGGAGTGGTCGGACAAGCTCCCGGCGGACCTCAAGGGCAAGCTGGACGCGGCCGTGGAGCGTTCGCGCAAGGCGCTGCGCGGCGACGACATGGGGGAGATCCGCGCGGCGCAGGAGGATCTGTCCAAAACGTTCGCCGAGGCGGGCCAGTCGTTCTACGCGCAGTCGCAGGCGGCGCCGGAAGGCGGCGCGCCGGACGGCGCGAGCGCGGCCGAGGGTGAGAAATCCGAGGACGCGGTCGAGGC
- a CDS encoding rhomboid family intramembrane serine protease: protein MIPLSDENVSLRPPVMTWALLATMFAVWIFVQGAGLSDISLISSVCNLGMVPGEITHLAPLGSALPMGNGLACVIDNDRINIFTPLISMFLHGGWLHILGNAVFFWVFARAVEDTMGPGRFLAFYLICGLIAAAVQIASDPASPVPTVGASGAISGVMGAYLVLYPRVRVHMLFIFVIFFKVFRIPAWIVLIWWFAVQLLTALPSLSAGVPDLSGGVAVWAHVGGFLSGMLLIRVFLRPDYMEQRRRLVPVA, encoded by the coding sequence ATGATCCCGCTCAGCGACGAGAACGTCTCCCTCCGGCCGCCGGTCATGACCTGGGCGCTGCTGGCCACGATGTTCGCGGTGTGGATCTTCGTCCAGGGCGCCGGGCTGAGCGACATCAGCCTGATCAGCAGCGTGTGCAACCTGGGGATGGTGCCGGGAGAGATCACGCACCTGGCCCCGTTGGGGTCGGCGCTGCCCATGGGCAACGGCCTGGCGTGCGTGATCGACAACGATCGGATCAACATCTTCACGCCGCTGATCTCGATGTTCCTGCACGGCGGATGGCTGCACATCCTGGGCAACGCCGTGTTCTTCTGGGTGTTCGCGCGCGCGGTGGAAGACACGATGGGGCCGGGCCGCTTCCTGGCGTTCTACCTGATCTGCGGGCTCATCGCCGCCGCCGTCCAGATCGCCTCCGACCCGGCGTCGCCCGTGCCCACGGTGGGCGCGTCGGGCGCCATCTCCGGCGTCATGGGCGCTTACCTGGTGCTGTATCCCCGGGTGCGCGTCCACATGCTGTTCATTTTTGTGATCTTCTTCAAAGTGTTCCGCATCCCGGCGTGGATCGTGCTCATCTGGTGGTTTGCCGTGCAGCTCCTCACGGCCCTCCCCTCGCTGTCCGCCGGCGTGCCCGACCTCTCCGGCGGCGTGGCGGTGTGGGCCCACGTGGGCGGGTTCCTGTCGGGCATGCTGCTCATCCGCGTGTTTCTCCGCCCCGACTACATGGAACAGCGCCGCCGGCTGGTGCCGGTGGCCTGA